One Setaria italica strain Yugu1 chromosome II, Setaria_italica_v2.0, whole genome shotgun sequence DNA segment encodes these proteins:
- the LOC105913742 gene encoding uncharacterized protein LOC105913742 → MATTLLAARLPFPSGAFNLFSQAKSYQGPGSGMQALDLNSQVDEFPAFTSYADILRGDDDGVARGHGARTLGLRVPRNGGGGSKGGGIRGGGVGGSKVRGAGGSRGCGAERSRGGGTIRGGGSGCSRGSGRATRNLFIGSTSDGGAGGGGHAGGHHRGGASVDEEGFLYADEGNALDVADGVEVIFPGSSKKESALGKASNGTVIAPDWWWDQNTKLEEIFHEVVVDGSTSFIPGAKDEEEEEGDEEEDEELHGEQGFPFGCDDSPISTNSRKTDANSSTEFSSDDEDNHTMEDLSSEDETMEFIMHRRKRNREFANMMLMFGKFYLVDSGYPNRPGYLAPYKGTKYHLPEFRNGPIPKDIIFPSHALSVRVKEKEKKREEKNQEAK, encoded by the exons ATGGCGACGACCCTTCTCGCAGCCAGACTACCCTTCCCCTCCGGCGCCTTCAACCTTTTCTCGCAGGCGAAGTCGTACCAAGGGCCAGGATCCGGGATGCAGGCCTTGGATCTGAACTCGCAGGTCGACGAGTTCCCCGCCTTCACCTCGTACGCCGACATCCTCCGGGGTGACGACGACGGAGTTGCTCGAGGGCACGGTGCTCGCACCCTTGGGCTTCGCGTGCCCCGCAATGGTGGCGGAGGCAGCAAAGGAGGAGGCATCAGAGGTGGCGGCGTAGGGGGGAGCAAGGTTCGCGGCGCCGGGGGAAGCAGAGGATGCGGCGCCGAGAGAAGCAGAGGTGGCGGCACAATCcgtggcggcggcagtggctgTAGCAGAGGTAGTGGGCGCGCGACTAGGAACCTGTTCATTGGATCCACATCTgatggtggtgccggcggcggtggacatGCCGGTGGGCATCATCGAGGTGGAGCCAGTGTTGATGAAGAAGGTTTCTTGTATGCTGACGAAGGAAACGCTCTAGATGTTGCTGATGGCGTCGAAGTGATCTTTCCTGGCTCTTCTAAG AAAGAAAGTGCCTTGGGCAAGGCTTCAAATGGTACTGTcattgctccagattggtgGTGGGATCAAAACACAAAG CTAGAGGAGATATTCCATGAGGTTGTAGTAGATGGGTCTACCTCCTTTATACCTGGAGCaaaagatgaagaagaggaagaaggagatgaagaagaagatgaagagctTCATGGAGAACAGGGGTTCCCTTTTGGTTGTGATGACAGCCCGATTAGTACTAATAGCAGGAAGACG GATGCTAATTCTTCAACTGAGTTTtcaagtgatgatgaggatAATCATACCATGGAAGATTTATCTAGTGAAGATGAAACTATGGAGTTCATAATGCACCGTCGTAAGAGGAATCGGGAGTTCGCCAATATGATGTTAATGTTCG GCAAGTTTTACCTAGTTGACTCGGGGTATCCTAACCGTCCCGGTTACCTAGCACCTTACAAGGGTACGAAGTACCATCTACCGGAGTTTCGTAATGGTCCAATACCCAAAG ACATAATATTTCCTTCTCATGCACTGTCCGTAAGagtgaaagagaaagagaagaagagagaggagaagaatcAAGAGGCAAAATGA